Proteins from one Algicella marina genomic window:
- a CDS encoding NAD(P)/FAD-dependent oxidoreductase, with amino-acid sequence MAGIVVVGAGQAGATLVETLRKEGYDGPVTLVGAEQHLPYQRPPLSKKYLLGELEVERLHLRPQSYYDNENIALRLGTRVRGIDRDTREVHFEGGDKLAYDQLALTTGSHARRLPERIGGTLGGVYTVRDLADVDAMAAEVVPGRHVLIVGGGYIGLEAAAVAAAKGLRVTLIEMADRILKRVASAETAEYFRKLHSSHGVEIVEGIGLEKLEGDARVTAALLTDGTRLDVDFAVVGVGIEPSTWLAEAAGLRLENGIAVDGYGRTSDPAIFASGDCCSFPYRGGRIRLESVPHAIDFSEVIAKNMLNGEVEYVAKPWFWSDQYDVKLQIAGLNTGFERVVTRSGAREGSYSCWYFKGLELLAVDAMNDPKAYMTGKRWIEAGVSPEVESLAAGADFKEIPTA; translated from the coding sequence ATGGCGGGAATCGTGGTTGTCGGGGCCGGGCAGGCCGGTGCGACGCTGGTGGAGACACTGCGCAAGGAGGGCTACGACGGGCCGGTGACGCTGGTGGGAGCTGAGCAACATTTGCCATACCAACGCCCTCCACTTTCCAAGAAGTACCTGCTGGGCGAATTGGAAGTCGAACGTCTGCACCTGCGACCACAGAGTTATTATGACAATGAAAACATCGCGTTACGGCTCGGAACGCGAGTGCGTGGCATAGATCGGGACACCCGTGAAGTGCATTTTGAAGGTGGCGACAAACTGGCATACGATCAACTTGCGCTGACAACCGGATCACATGCGCGGCGACTGCCTGAGAGGATCGGCGGGACACTCGGCGGAGTGTATACGGTGCGCGATCTGGCGGATGTGGATGCGATGGCGGCGGAAGTGGTGCCTGGGCGACATGTTCTGATCGTCGGCGGCGGGTACATCGGGTTGGAGGCTGCGGCAGTGGCGGCGGCCAAGGGGCTACGGGTGACGCTGATCGAGATGGCAGACCGGATCCTGAAGCGGGTGGCCTCTGCCGAGACCGCCGAATACTTCCGCAAACTTCATTCTTCTCATGGCGTTGAAATCGTTGAGGGAATTGGACTTGAAAAACTCGAGGGCGACGCGCGGGTCACTGCTGCACTGCTGACGGATGGTACGCGGCTCGATGTGGATTTCGCAGTTGTCGGCGTTGGGATCGAACCTTCGACATGGCTGGCGGAGGCGGCGGGGCTGCGGTTGGAGAACGGGATCGCGGTGGACGGATATGGGCGGACGTCGGATCCAGCGATATTTGCCAGTGGGGATTGCTGTTCCTTTCCCTATCGCGGCGGGCGGATACGGCTGGAGTCGGTTCCGCATGCCATTGATTTTTCAGAAGTAATTGCGAAGAACATGCTGAATGGTGAGGTGGAATACGTCGCCAAGCCGTGGTTCTGGTCCGACCAGTATGACGTAAAACTGCAGATTGCCGGGCTGAACACCGGTTTCGAGCGGGTCGTGACACGTAGTGGCGCGCGGGAAGGATCATATTCCTGCTGGTATTTCAAAGGGTTGGAACTTCTGGCGGTGGACGCGATGAACGACCCGAAGGCTTATATGACTGGCAAACGCTGGATCGAAGCGGGGGTTTCTCCGGAAGTGGAATCGCTGGCGGCTGGCGCCGATTTCAAAGAGATTCCAACGGCTTAG
- the rsmD gene encoding 16S rRNA (guanine(966)-N(2))-methyltransferase RsmD, whose protein sequence is MRIVGGRWRGTGLAALGKGDAAAHLRPTSDKVRESLFNVLEHGGYPALDGLRVLDLFAGTGALALEALSRGAAEALMIDDGAKSGALIRQNIERLQCADIAKLQRRSALKLGGNAGAPYDLIFLDPPYGKGLGERALTAALAGDWLAAEAVIVWEESARITPPERLRIADQRRYGDTEITILRRQ, encoded by the coding sequence ATGAGAATCGTCGGCGGCAGGTGGCGGGGGACGGGACTGGCGGCGCTGGGCAAAGGCGACGCCGCCGCGCATCTGCGGCCGACCTCCGACAAGGTACGGGAAAGCCTGTTCAATGTGCTGGAACACGGGGGATATCCGGCGCTCGATGGGCTGCGCGTGTTGGACCTTTTCGCGGGCACCGGTGCACTGGCGTTGGAGGCGCTCAGCCGGGGCGCCGCAGAGGCGCTGATGATCGATGACGGGGCGAAGAGCGGCGCGTTAATTCGGCAGAATATCGAGCGATTACAATGTGCTGACATTGCAAAACTGCAACGCCGATCCGCCCTCAAACTGGGCGGCAACGCCGGGGCACCCTACGACCTGATCTTCCTCGATCCGCCCTATGGCAAGGGGTTGGGAGAGCGGGCGCTGACGGCTGCGCTGGCCGGTGACTGGTTGGCTGCGGAGGCGGTGATCGTGTGGGAGGAAAGCGCCCGGATCACCCCGCCGGAGAGGCTGAGAATCGCCGATCAAAGGCGCTATGGCGACACCGAAATCACGATCCTGCGGCGCCAGTGA